A stretch of the Porifericola rhodea genome encodes the following:
- the polA gene encoding DNA polymerase I produces the protein MNSSSKKLFLLDAMALIYRAHFAFSKNPRINSKGLNTSAAFGFTNALFEVLTKEKPSHIAVAFDTSAPTFRHKQFEAYKANRQEQPEDIRVAIPIVKDIVRAFDIPVLELDGYEADDIIGTIAKRASCEEFTVYMMTPDKDYAQLVEDCVYLYKPAFMGNGVEILGIPEVLKKFDIDRVEQVTDILGLQGDSVDNIPGIPGIGPKTASKLLKEYGSVEGVIENADQLKGKQKEKVKEFGEQGILSKQLATIKIDVPVDFHAETFSYNGPNEEVLRQLFQELEFRALTRRVLGDPGDQGSTNGGQTNLFEDSALDNATQKVAEQAVNLQSISEVEHNYQLIDTAEKRADLIKKLEQQSSFCFDTETDSLDALTTQLVGLAFSYKKGEAFYVPCPEDQQETQSIVNEFKPLLEDEKKQKIAQNLKFDMLVLRKYEVEVHGAIFDTMIAHYLLDPETGHSMDVMAENYLQYKPVSIESLIGKKGKKQGNMRDIPLPDVTEYAGEDADITLQLKETFAQEIDKDNKLKALFYDMELPLIPVLASMEYEGVKLDTSALKELSAELTTELQKIEKDIFEVAGTEFNIGSPKQLGEILFDKLKLVDKPKKTKSGQYATGENILSALATEHEIARRILDFREVLKLKNTYVDALPKLISEYDGRIHTSYNQAVTSTGRLSSTNPNLQNIPIRTPKGQLIRKAFVPRSDDFLLMSADYSQVELRIMASFSKDESMIDAFRNGRDIHATTAAKIFNVKLDDVTPEMRRKAKTANFGIIYGVSAFGLAQQLSIPRGEASEIIKAYFKEFPSIKNYMDSAIKQAREKEYVETVMGRRRYLRDINSRNPTVRGYAERNAINAPIQGTAADMIKIAMVNIHQWMKSEKLKSKMIMQVHDELIFDVHHSEKDLVKAKVLEFMKNALPLEVPMEVEADIAKNWLEAH, from the coding sequence ATGAATTCTAGTAGCAAAAAACTCTTTTTACTGGATGCTATGGCACTTATCTATCGTGCCCATTTCGCGTTTAGTAAAAATCCCCGAATAAATTCTAAAGGACTTAACACCAGCGCAGCTTTTGGCTTTACTAATGCACTTTTTGAAGTACTTACCAAAGAAAAACCCAGCCATATTGCTGTGGCTTTTGATACCAGTGCGCCTACTTTTCGTCACAAACAGTTTGAAGCCTACAAAGCCAATCGGCAGGAGCAGCCGGAAGATATTCGTGTAGCTATTCCGATTGTTAAAGATATAGTTAGAGCTTTCGATATACCTGTACTTGAGCTAGATGGTTACGAAGCTGATGACATCATCGGAACTATTGCAAAAAGAGCTTCCTGCGAGGAGTTTACTGTATATATGATGACGCCCGATAAAGATTATGCTCAGTTGGTTGAAGATTGTGTTTATCTTTACAAACCAGCTTTTATGGGTAATGGCGTAGAGATATTAGGCATACCTGAAGTGCTTAAGAAGTTTGATATTGATCGTGTAGAACAGGTGACAGATATACTGGGACTACAGGGTGACTCGGTAGATAATATTCCGGGAATACCAGGCATTGGACCCAAAACAGCCTCTAAACTACTTAAAGAGTATGGTTCAGTAGAAGGGGTAATTGAGAATGCAGACCAGCTCAAAGGCAAACAGAAAGAAAAAGTAAAGGAGTTTGGTGAGCAGGGTATACTTTCTAAACAGCTGGCAACCATCAAAATAGATGTGCCCGTTGATTTTCATGCTGAAACTTTCAGTTACAATGGGCCTAATGAGGAGGTTTTACGACAGCTTTTCCAGGAGTTGGAGTTTCGGGCTCTTACCCGGCGGGTGTTAGGCGATCCTGGCGATCAGGGGAGTACAAACGGAGGGCAGACCAATCTCTTTGAAGATAGTGCCCTGGATAATGCTACACAAAAAGTTGCAGAGCAGGCGGTCAACCTTCAAAGTATAAGTGAAGTAGAGCATAACTACCAACTCATTGATACTGCCGAGAAAAGAGCCGATCTTATCAAAAAACTAGAGCAGCAGTCCTCTTTTTGTTTTGATACCGAAACCGATAGCTTAGATGCACTCACTACTCAGCTAGTAGGGCTAGCCTTTTCTTATAAAAAAGGAGAGGCATTTTATGTGCCCTGCCCTGAAGATCAGCAGGAGACTCAAAGTATAGTCAACGAGTTTAAACCTTTGCTAGAGGATGAGAAAAAGCAAAAAATAGCTCAGAACCTTAAGTTTGACATGTTGGTGCTTCGTAAGTACGAAGTAGAGGTACACGGAGCAATATTTGATACTATGATTGCTCATTATCTGTTAGATCCAGAAACAGGCCATAGCATGGACGTGATGGCTGAAAATTATCTGCAATACAAACCCGTTTCTATAGAAAGCCTTATTGGTAAAAAAGGGAAGAAGCAAGGTAATATGCGTGATATTCCCCTACCTGATGTTACGGAGTATGCCGGAGAGGATGCCGATATAACTTTACAGCTTAAAGAAACTTTTGCACAGGAAATAGACAAAGACAATAAGCTAAAAGCGCTTTTTTACGACATGGAGCTCCCGTTAATTCCAGTGTTAGCTTCTATGGAGTATGAAGGCGTAAAATTGGATACGTCTGCACTTAAGGAGCTTTCTGCTGAACTGACCACAGAACTACAAAAAATAGAGAAAGATATATTTGAAGTTGCCGGCACCGAATTTAATATTGGTTCTCCTAAGCAATTAGGTGAAATTCTGTTCGATAAATTAAAGCTGGTAGATAAGCCCAAAAAAACCAAGTCTGGGCAGTATGCCACCGGAGAGAACATACTTTCTGCCCTGGCTACTGAGCACGAAATAGCAAGGCGTATTCTGGATTTTAGAGAAGTTCTTAAGCTGAAGAATACATATGTTGATGCTTTGCCTAAACTTATTAGTGAGTATGATGGCCGTATCCATACCTCATATAATCAGGCCGTTACTTCTACCGGCAGGTTAAGTTCTACCAATCCCAACTTGCAGAATATACCCATACGTACGCCTAAGGGTCAGCTTATTCGCAAAGCTTTTGTTCCTCGTAGCGATGACTTTTTGCTTATGTCCGCAGATTATTCGCAGGTAGAACTACGGATAATGGCGTCTTTCTCTAAAGACGAAAGTATGATAGATGCCTTCCGTAATGGGCGAGATATTCATGCTACTACCGCGGCAAAAATATTTAATGTAAAGCTGGATGACGTAACTCCAGAAATGAGGCGTAAGGCTAAGACTGCGAACTTTGGTATCATCTATGGTGTGTCAGCCTTTGGTTTGGCCCAACAGCTCAGTATACCTCGCGGAGAGGCTTCGGAAATTATTAAAGCGTATTTCAAGGAGTTCCCTAGTATAAAAAACTATATGGATAGCGCTATTAAGCAGGCGCGGGAGAAAGAATATGTGGAGACTGTAATGGGACGCAGGCGTTATCTTCGTGATATTAACTCTCGAAACCCTACTGTTAGAGGTTATGCAGAACGAAATGCCATCAATGCGCCTATTCAAGGTACGGCGGCGGATATGATTAAGATTGCGATGGTCAATATTCATCAGTGGATGAAGAGCGAAAAGCTAAAATCAAAAATGATTATGCAGGTGCATGACGAACTAATTTTTGATGTGCACCATAGCGAGAAAGATTTAGTAAAAGCAAAAGTACTGGAATTCATGAAAAACGCTCTTCCTTTAGAAGTACCTATGGAAGTAGAAGCTGACATCGCGAAGAACTGGCTGGAAGCCCACTAA
- a CDS encoding phosphoribosylglycinamide formyltransferase codes for MKNIAVFASGSGTNAEKIFEKFQNHPEARVKLLLSNNPKAGVIARAAKYNIEVCVFDRSILTQTQDILNTLQEQNIDLIVLAGFLLKIPDNLLKAYPDRIVNIHPALLPKYGGKGMYGINVHKAVVAAQEKQSGISIHLCNENYDEGKMILQVSCELTEEDSPTDVAAKVQQLEHKYYPEVVEELVRQLK; via the coding sequence ATGAAAAATATTGCTGTTTTTGCTTCAGGGAGTGGCACCAATGCCGAAAAAATATTTGAAAAATTTCAAAATCATCCCGAAGCACGAGTTAAACTTCTATTATCTAATAATCCTAAAGCTGGAGTAATTGCTCGCGCTGCCAAATATAACATAGAAGTATGTGTATTTGACAGAAGCATCCTTACCCAAACGCAGGATATACTTAATACGTTGCAAGAGCAAAACATAGATCTGATTGTGCTGGCAGGTTTTCTTCTTAAAATTCCTGACAATTTACTCAAAGCTTATCCTGACCGTATTGTTAATATTCATCCGGCATTATTACCCAAATATGGTGGAAAAGGTATGTACGGAATAAATGTACATAAAGCAGTTGTGGCAGCTCAGGAAAAACAGTCCGGCATTTCTATACATCTTTGTAATGAAAACTATGACGAAGGTAAAATGATCTTACAGGTGAGTTGTGAACTTACAGAAGAGGATAGCCCTACCGACGTGGCTGCTAAAGTACAGCAACTTGAGCACAAGTACTATCCGGAAGTGGTAGAAGAACTGGTAAGACAGCTAAAGTAG
- a CDS encoding DUF4136 domain-containing protein, whose product MEKIIISICIILSLTLVSSCSSIKVIADKEESFQPAAYTTYAFADVNLQELDQATAILYQEISKRIAYEMKQKGYELSTDAPDLLVAFNILTEEARKESWKSANNDPYYPGMRSMWAYNSFWGPNYNTRYKEVKYEKTGTFVVDMLSTEQKELVWRGIGIGPVNHPEERFNTAYQSVQKMFKSFPKRGS is encoded by the coding sequence ATGGAAAAGATTATAATTAGTATCTGTATCATTCTGTCTCTTACTCTAGTTTCATCCTGTTCTTCTATTAAAGTAATAGCAGACAAAGAAGAGAGCTTTCAGCCTGCGGCTTATACTACTTACGCCTTCGCTGATGTTAATTTGCAGGAGTTGGACCAGGCTACAGCCATATTGTATCAGGAAATTAGTAAGCGAATTGCTTACGAAATGAAACAAAAAGGCTATGAACTGAGTACAGACGCGCCTGACCTATTGGTGGCATTTAACATTTTAACCGAAGAGGCCCGTAAAGAAAGCTGGAAAAGCGCAAATAACGACCCTTATTATCCTGGTATGCGTAGCATGTGGGCCTACAATTCGTTTTGGGGGCCGAATTATAATACTCGCTACAAAGAAGTGAAATACGAGAAGACAGGCACTTTTGTCGTAGATATGCTTTCCACAGAGCAAAAAGAATTAGTATGGAGAGGAATAGGCATTGGCCCCGTTAACCACCCGGAAGAACGCTTTAATACTGCCTATCAGTCCGTACAAAAAATGTTTAAGTCTTTTCCTAAACGGGGCTCCTAA
- a CDS encoding MraY family glycosyltransferase gives MVSEILETPIVSLLIAAFFSYVIVRITIPAIIRVASEKHLMEEPNGRSSHLQKTPSLGGIAIFAAIVITFLLATPESITREVNIHLVIPSLVILFFIGLKDDILVIDPYKKLLAQLLAAALAIFFTDIRISNLYGILGLYEISYLSSFVITLFVMIVVINAYNLIDGIDGLAAGLGIVASLTFGVYFFVAEVYWAAALSSVLVSALLAFVRFNFSKKNKIFMGDSGSLVVGFILSLLAIKFIQFNQIFNEHYVPNAPTIAILILAIPLFDTLRVFTHRIASGSGPFVADRNHIHHFVIDNGLSHLSATVLLSFLSITVVSIGGYFFTESSVSYSFTGLIVTFILYSLIVRRDVLVKKPFVDEKLLGKKSRSAVGQS, from the coding sequence ATGGTTTCTGAAATCTTAGAAACACCTATTGTTTCTTTACTAATTGCCGCGTTTTTTTCATACGTAATAGTTCGTATTACTATACCAGCTATTATCAGAGTGGCTTCTGAGAAACACCTTATGGAAGAGCCCAATGGGAGAAGCTCACATTTACAAAAGACACCAAGTCTGGGAGGCATTGCTATTTTTGCTGCTATTGTTATTACTTTCTTACTTGCTACTCCCGAGAGTATTACCAGAGAGGTCAATATTCATTTGGTCATTCCCTCATTAGTTATTCTTTTCTTTATAGGCCTTAAAGATGACATACTGGTAATTGACCCCTACAAAAAATTGTTAGCTCAGCTTCTCGCCGCTGCACTTGCTATCTTTTTTACAGATATAAGAATTAGCAATCTGTACGGTATTCTTGGCCTCTACGAGATATCCTACCTTAGTAGCTTTGTTATCACGCTTTTTGTGATGATTGTCGTAATCAATGCTTACAACCTAATTGATGGTATAGATGGACTTGCTGCAGGCTTAGGCATAGTGGCTTCTCTTACTTTTGGCGTCTATTTCTTTGTAGCAGAAGTATATTGGGCAGCTGCTTTATCATCCGTATTAGTAAGTGCTTTATTAGCCTTCGTTCGCTTCAACTTTTCTAAAAAGAATAAAATCTTTATGGGCGATAGCGGATCTCTGGTTGTGGGCTTTATCCTATCGTTACTGGCTATTAAGTTTATCCAGTTCAATCAGATTTTCAATGAACACTACGTACCCAATGCTCCTACTATTGCTATATTAATCCTAGCTATACCTTTATTTGATACGCTTAGAGTGTTTACCCATCGTATTGCCAGTGGTAGTGGGCCTTTTGTAGCAGACAGAAATCATATTCACCATTTTGTTATTGATAATGGTTTAAGCCATTTATCTGCTACCGTCTTACTCTCGTTTTTAAGCATTACTGTTGTTAGCATTGGAGGTTACTTCTTTACTGAGTCCTCTGTCTCTTACTCTTTTACAGGGCTGATCGTAACCTTTATTCTGTACTCCTTAATCGTACGCAGAGACGTATTGGTAAAAAAACCTTTTGTAGACGAAAAGCTATTAGGCAAGAAGAGCCGCAGCGCTGTTGGCCAGTCTTAA
- a CDS encoding SLBB domain-containing protein, with the protein MSIRTILVGVFTIFLFSYQLALAQNSSLLEQDLSKVQVDQLSEAQIKKLAEAAESRNLSDQQIETTAVMRGMPRAEVSKLMTRLRSVKTQMSSNNQQGPTNRGSRQDSTLTDTSNATGVSVELSKEERKVFGMELFGNKDISFEPNINIATPKNYQLGTGDELMVNVWGASRQSYILEVSREGTVTIDNLGPIYVNGLTVEDASERIVNRLTNIYSGLRSNNGNRPNTYAEVSLGRVRSIKVTIVGEVRRPGTYTLSSLATAFNALYLSGGPTFIGSFRDIEVVRNNKVIASLDVYDYLVKGQGANPIFLQDQDIIRVAPYSTRIELKGEVKREGYYEMKQDEPMAEALRFSGGFTDQAYTHRLRVIRKTNRAKRIEDLSGDALDSFLPQNGDIVEVDSILNRFENRVEIVGAVFRTGTYSLNDGLTLKELVEKAEGLREDAFTSRALIYRKGDDLMTEVMSVSLRDVLTDRKPDIPLQREDVVRIFSIFDLEEEYEVKIKGEVQAPGEFSYMRGMTLEDLIAMAGGFKESASQARVEVARRVSANTSTASGVPVSENVQMANIFQFKVDKNLSLSAENAAFELMPFDQVFIRKSPDYEIQQPVTVKGEVLYPGEYIITNKNERISDLVERTGGLTSYAYLEGARLIRLNPEYYKELEIRKQEVLDSLQLMDIQRENEAQNDNSNTSNDNQLAKRALNARTLNPELLTTLAATNVEISETNAIGIDLETILNNPDSKYDLILLPGDTLEVPKELQTVQMNGELLYPSSTRYDRAKGFKRYISEAGGFTKQSDRKRSYIVYANGSVDRTKSFLFLKNYPKVKPGAEIIVPEKEGGLSTQAWVGIGSTLASIALTIVTVINVANR; encoded by the coding sequence ATGTCAATAAGAACCATTTTAGTAGGAGTTTTCACCATTTTTCTATTTAGTTACCAGCTTGCGCTTGCCCAAAACAGCAGCCTTCTGGAACAGGACCTTAGTAAGGTTCAGGTAGACCAATTATCAGAGGCACAAATCAAAAAACTAGCTGAAGCTGCGGAAAGTAGAAACCTTTCTGACCAACAGATAGAAACCACTGCAGTTATGCGGGGTATGCCTCGTGCAGAAGTGAGCAAACTTATGACTCGCCTACGCTCAGTAAAAACACAAATGAGCTCGAACAACCAGCAGGGACCAACAAACAGAGGGAGCCGCCAAGACAGTACTCTTACTGACACAAGTAATGCTACTGGCGTTAGTGTCGAACTTAGCAAAGAGGAGAGAAAAGTGTTTGGGATGGAGCTCTTTGGTAATAAAGATATTTCTTTTGAACCAAATATCAATATTGCCACTCCTAAAAACTATCAGTTAGGCACAGGTGACGAGCTTATGGTAAACGTTTGGGGAGCCTCTCGCCAAAGCTATATACTAGAAGTAAGTCGTGAAGGAACTGTCACAATAGATAATCTGGGCCCTATTTATGTCAATGGTTTAACAGTAGAAGATGCTTCTGAAAGAATTGTGAATCGCTTAACCAACATTTACTCCGGCTTACGCTCAAACAATGGTAACAGGCCCAATACTTATGCTGAGGTTTCTTTAGGAAGGGTAAGAAGTATTAAAGTAACTATTGTTGGTGAAGTAAGAAGGCCAGGTACTTATACTTTATCCTCATTAGCTACGGCGTTTAATGCCCTTTACCTCTCAGGAGGGCCTACTTTTATTGGCTCATTCAGAGACATAGAAGTAGTAAGAAATAACAAGGTTATTGCTTCTTTAGATGTATATGACTACCTGGTAAAAGGCCAAGGTGCTAATCCTATTTTTTTACAGGATCAGGACATCATTAGAGTTGCACCTTATTCTACAAGAATAGAGCTTAAAGGCGAAGTTAAGAGAGAAGGCTACTACGAAATGAAGCAGGACGAGCCTATGGCAGAAGCGCTTCGGTTTAGTGGAGGCTTTACTGATCAGGCTTATACTCATCGTTTAAGGGTAATCCGTAAAACCAATAGAGCTAAAAGAATAGAAGATTTAAGTGGAGATGCACTGGATTCATTTTTACCTCAAAATGGTGATATTGTAGAAGTAGATTCTATATTGAATCGTTTTGAGAATCGGGTAGAAATAGTAGGGGCTGTATTTCGTACCGGAACCTATTCGTTAAACGATGGACTTACCCTTAAAGAACTGGTAGAAAAAGCCGAAGGGCTAAGAGAAGATGCTTTCACCAGCCGTGCCCTAATCTACCGTAAGGGTGACGATCTTATGACAGAGGTGATGTCTGTAAGCCTTAGAGATGTTTTAACCGACAGAAAGCCAGATATACCACTTCAAAGAGAAGATGTAGTACGAATTTTCTCAATTTTTGATTTAGAAGAAGAATATGAGGTTAAAATAAAAGGTGAAGTACAAGCACCAGGAGAGTTTAGCTATATGCGAGGTATGACACTGGAAGACCTGATAGCAATGGCAGGAGGCTTTAAAGAATCTGCTTCTCAGGCCAGAGTTGAAGTAGCACGTCGAGTTTCTGCCAATACCAGTACGGCATCTGGTGTACCCGTGTCTGAAAATGTACAGATGGCAAATATTTTCCAGTTTAAAGTAGACAAAAACTTAAGTTTATCTGCTGAAAATGCGGCATTTGAACTAATGCCTTTTGATCAGGTGTTCATCAGAAAATCACCCGACTATGAGATACAGCAACCCGTTACCGTTAAAGGTGAAGTACTGTACCCCGGAGAATATATTATTACTAACAAAAACGAAAGAATTTCCGACTTGGTAGAAAGAACCGGAGGCCTTACCAGCTACGCCTATCTTGAAGGTGCACGTTTAATCAGACTTAATCCTGAGTATTATAAAGAGTTAGAAATTAGAAAGCAGGAAGTATTAGACTCTTTACAATTAATGGACATACAAAGAGAAAATGAAGCTCAAAATGATAACAGCAATACGAGCAACGATAATCAACTGGCAAAGCGTGCCCTAAACGCACGTACGCTTAATCCAGAGCTATTGACTACTTTGGCAGCTACAAATGTGGAAATATCAGAAACTAATGCGATTGGTATTGATTTGGAAACAATATTAAACAATCCAGACTCAAAATATGACCTGATTCTTTTGCCTGGAGATACACTAGAAGTACCTAAAGAACTACAAACCGTACAAATGAACGGAGAGTTATTATATCCTTCATCTACCCGTTATGATCGTGCCAAAGGCTTTAAAAGGTATATTTCTGAGGCGGGAGGATTTACTAAACAATCTGACAGAAAACGTTCATACATAGTCTATGCAAATGGTTCAGTTGACCGGACAAAAAGCTTTTTGTTTTTAAAAAATTACCCAAAGGTAAAGCCCGGTGCAGAAATTATAGTACCTGAAAAAGAAGGTGGACTTTCTACCCAGGCATGGGTAGGTATTGGTTCAACCCTGGCCAGTATTGCTCTTACTATAGTTACAGTAATTAATGTGGCGAATCGTTAG
- a CDS encoding 30S ribosomal protein THX — protein sequence MGKGDKKTKKGKIAKGSYGVRRPKKSASPKAEKAKK from the coding sequence ATGGGTAAAGGAGACAAAAAAACTAAGAAAGGAAAAATTGCTAAAGGGTCTTATGGAGTTCGTAGGCCTAAAAAATCGGCTTCTCCCAAAGCGGAGAAAGCAAAAAAATAG
- the purH gene encoding bifunctional phosphoribosylaminoimidazolecarboxamide formyltransferase/IMP cyclohydrolase: MMSKKINAALVSVYYKENLAPIVQLLSKYGVKIYSTGGTQKFIEEQGAEVTAVEDLTGYPSILGGRVKTLHPKVFGGILSRRDLDTDRQQVEEYEIPPIDLVIVDLYPFEETVASGASEAEIIEKIDIGGIALIRAAAKNFKDVLIVSSRQQYGALEQLLKDKEGSTELEDRRKFAMQAFAQSSHYDTAIHQYFSNATAEASFDKAKLPEKKLRYGENPHQEAAFYGPLEEMLEQLNGKELSFNNLVDIDAAVDLIEEFEDEKAFAILKHTNACGCATGSSVKEAYQKAFAADTISAFGGVLITNAEVDKDAAEEMHSLFFEVLIAPSYTEEALALLSQKKKRVLLKKKQNKTAQKQFKTLLNGVIEQDRDLKTDSLEDLKVVTKRATTDNENEALLFASKICKHTKSNTIILANKGQMYSSGVGQTSRVDALKQAIEKAKHFGFDLKGAVMASDAFFPFPDCVEIANQEGISAVIQPGGSIKDQDSIDYCDANNMAMVFTGFRHFKH; the protein is encoded by the coding sequence ATCATGAGCAAAAAGATCAATGCGGCTTTAGTATCAGTGTATTATAAGGAAAACCTTGCTCCTATAGTACAGCTACTGAGTAAATATGGCGTAAAGATTTATTCTACCGGAGGTACTCAAAAGTTTATAGAAGAGCAGGGCGCAGAAGTAACTGCTGTGGAAGACCTTACCGGTTACCCCTCTATACTGGGAGGACGTGTTAAGACTTTACATCCTAAAGTATTTGGAGGGATTTTGTCCAGAAGAGATCTGGATACTGACCGTCAGCAGGTAGAAGAGTACGAAATCCCACCTATAGACCTGGTGATTGTGGATCTTTATCCTTTTGAAGAAACAGTAGCTTCAGGGGCCTCAGAAGCTGAAATCATAGAGAAAATTGATATTGGAGGTATAGCCTTGATCAGAGCAGCTGCTAAAAACTTTAAAGATGTGCTTATAGTTTCATCTCGCCAGCAGTACGGAGCGCTTGAACAATTATTAAAAGACAAGGAAGGAAGCACGGAGCTGGAAGACCGTCGTAAGTTTGCAATGCAGGCTTTTGCCCAAAGCTCTCATTACGATACGGCTATTCATCAATATTTTAGCAATGCTACTGCTGAAGCAAGCTTTGACAAAGCCAAACTTCCGGAGAAAAAGCTTCGTTACGGGGAGAACCCTCATCAGGAGGCCGCATTTTATGGTCCCCTGGAAGAAATGCTGGAACAGCTAAACGGTAAAGAACTCTCTTTTAATAATTTGGTGGATATAGATGCAGCTGTTGATCTGATAGAAGAGTTTGAAGATGAGAAAGCATTCGCTATCCTTAAACATACCAATGCCTGTGGTTGTGCAACTGGCTCTAGTGTAAAGGAAGCATACCAAAAAGCTTTTGCCGCGGATACTATCTCTGCCTTTGGTGGAGTGCTTATCACCAATGCTGAAGTGGATAAAGATGCGGCAGAAGAGATGCATAGCCTTTTCTTTGAAGTGTTGATAGCCCCTTCGTACACAGAAGAAGCGCTTGCGCTGCTAAGTCAGAAGAAGAAAAGAGTATTGCTAAAAAAGAAGCAAAATAAAACCGCTCAGAAGCAATTTAAAACTTTACTTAATGGGGTAATTGAGCAGGATCGCGACCTTAAAACTGATAGCCTGGAAGACCTGAAAGTAGTTACTAAGAGAGCTACTACAGATAATGAAAATGAGGCATTACTTTTTGCGAGTAAAATCTGTAAGCATACCAAATCAAATACTATCATTTTGGCTAACAAAGGGCAGATGTACTCTAGTGGTGTAGGGCAGACTTCTCGTGTAGATGCGCTTAAGCAGGCAATAGAAAAAGCCAAGCATTTTGGCTTTGATTTAAAGGGTGCTGTAATGGCTTCTGATGCTTTTTTCCCTTTTCCTGACTGTGTAGAAATTGCAAATCAGGAGGGTATCTCAGCAGTAATTCAACCTGGCGGATCTATCAAAGATCAAGATTCAATAGACTATTGTGATGCAAATAATATGGCGATGGTATTTACCGGCTTTCGCCACTTTAAGCACTAA
- a CDS encoding pyridoxal-phosphate dependent enzyme, with translation MRPTLQDIQKAAQRIAPLIHRTPVLSSISINHIAGAELHFKCENFQKAGAFKMRGAANAVLSLSDEEARRGVATHSSGNHGQALAKAAQSRGIKAYIVMPETAPTVKKKAVEGYGAEVVICKPTLQAREDTLKDVVKRTGANFIHPYNDERVICGQGTAALELIEEVSEFDIVMSPVGGGGLLSGTAITTTALLPKASIIAGEPEGADDAYRSLQAGAIVPSENPKTIADGLLTSLGDKTFPIIKELVSEIITVNDEEIMYALRLIWERMKIIVEPSCAVPLAAVLQQKEKFAGKKVGIILTGGNVDLDKLSAKF, from the coding sequence ATGCGACCTACATTACAGGACATACAGAAGGCAGCTCAGCGTATTGCTCCGCTTATTCACCGTACCCCGGTGCTTAGTAGTATAAGTATCAACCATATTGCTGGAGCGGAGCTACATTTCAAATGCGAAAACTTTCAAAAGGCTGGCGCATTTAAGATGAGGGGCGCCGCTAATGCAGTGCTTTCGCTTAGTGATGAAGAAGCTCGGCGGGGAGTAGCAACGCATTCTTCTGGAAATCACGGACAGGCACTTGCTAAAGCAGCACAAAGCAGAGGCATAAAAGCATATATTGTAATGCCAGAAACAGCACCTACTGTTAAGAAAAAAGCGGTAGAAGGCTATGGCGCAGAGGTTGTTATCTGCAAACCCACATTACAGGCACGTGAAGATACCCTGAAGGATGTAGTTAAACGTACTGGTGCTAACTTTATACACCCTTATAACGACGAGCGTGTAATCTGTGGGCAAGGAACCGCAGCACTGGAATTGATAGAAGAAGTTTCTGAGTTTGACATTGTGATGTCTCCGGTAGGAGGAGGAGGATTGCTTAGCGGTACAGCAATTACAACTACAGCGCTTTTGCCTAAAGCTAGCATAATTGCGGGGGAGCCTGAAGGTGCTGATGATGCTTACCGCTCACTCCAGGCAGGAGCAATTGTTCCTTCAGAAAATCCTAAAACTATTGCTGATGGTTTGCTAACATCACTGGGCGACAAAACTTTTCCAATCATAAAAGAGCTGGTTTCAGAAATTATTACTGTAAACGATGAGGAGATCATGTATGCCCTCAGGCTAATCTGGGAAAGAATGAAGATTATCGTAGAACCCTCCTGTGCTGTACCTTTGGCAGCAGTACTACAGCAAAAAGAGAAGTTTGCTGGCAAAAAAGTAGGAATCATCCTGACTGGCGGTAATGTGGATTTGGATAAACTATCCGCAAAGTTTTAG